The proteins below are encoded in one region of Legionella antarctica:
- a CDS encoding Rossmann-like and DUF2520 domain-containing protein, producing MKFNIIGAGRLGKNVALSLSTAHIASLQSVYNRTFKSGERACLQLGSGNPVNKISDLSRADITWITCNDDSIKSTVANLENHSLLKEGSLVFHCSGVLNSTLLTPLKKRKCLVASFHPIKAFKADYLDANAFNLIDCVVEGDEQACAWLHRTFTSLGANIITLKPETKTVYHAAACMASNYLITLASCSEHLFLQSGIDKKHARHIMCKLMQGNLNNIQETRLLSEALTGPIMRGDYETLALHLRAIKDPIIEQLYKAAGLATLQLTQLPEDQKRLMSHLLQLESES from the coding sequence ATGAAATTTAATATTATCGGTGCAGGAAGACTGGGTAAAAATGTTGCCCTGTCACTTTCAACAGCTCACATTGCCTCATTGCAATCAGTGTATAATCGCACATTCAAAAGTGGCGAGAGGGCATGTCTCCAACTTGGTTCAGGCAATCCAGTAAATAAAATCAGCGATTTGTCTCGTGCAGATATTACCTGGATTACTTGTAATGATGACTCAATTAAATCAACAGTCGCCAATCTGGAGAACCATTCATTATTAAAAGAAGGCAGTCTGGTTTTCCACTGTAGTGGTGTATTAAATTCAACGCTGCTAACACCTCTGAAAAAACGAAAATGCCTGGTTGCGAGTTTCCATCCTATAAAGGCATTTAAGGCAGACTATTTAGATGCAAATGCTTTTAATCTTATCGACTGTGTTGTAGAAGGAGATGAGCAGGCCTGTGCATGGTTGCACCGCACCTTTACCAGTCTGGGGGCCAATATCATCACCCTTAAACCTGAAACTAAAACCGTATACCATGCTGCTGCGTGCATGGCATCAAATTATTTAATTACTCTAGCCTCTTGTAGTGAACACTTATTTCTTCAGTCCGGCATAGACAAAAAGCACGCCCGACACATCATGTGCAAATTAATGCAGGGAAATTTAAATAACATACAAGAGACAAGGTTACTATCCGAGGCGCTCACTGGACCAATAATGCGCGGTGATTATGAAACACTTGCTCTGCATCTGAGGGCAATAAAGGACCCGATTATAGAGCAATTATATAAAGCAGCCGGATTAGCTACTCTTCAACTAACTCAGCTACCAGAAGATCAGAAGCGACTCATGTCTCACTTGCTACAACTTGAATCTGAAAGTTAA
- the parC gene encoding DNA topoisomerase IV subunit A — translation MNQVTERKPLTEFTEKAYLDYSMYVILDRALPNIADGLKPVQRRIVYAMSELGLKATAKYKKSARTVGDVLGKFHPHGDSACYEAMVLMAQPFSYRYPFVDGQGNWGSPDDPKSFAAMRYTEARLSPYAEVLLGELLQGTVNWVDNFDGTLQEPSLLPARLPNILLNGATGIAVGMASDILPHNLTEVANACIHLLDHPQAGLTAIREHIQGPDFPTQAEIITPSESITAMYETGSGSIKMRAVYIQEKHNIVITELPYQVSGAKIIEQIALQMQQKKIPMVDDLRDESDHEHPTRLVIIPKSNRVDTEGLMSHLFATTDLERSYRVNFNMIGLDGKPRVKGLVQILNEWLIYRLATVKRRLQYRLEKVLERIHVLEGLLIAYLNIDEVIAIIREHDHPKQGLIARFSLSERQAEAILEMKLRHLAKLEEVKLHGELDALSAERDNLQTTLASETLLKKLVKEEIIKDRNEYGDGRRSPIIVRQESQALKEEDILPNEPITVVLSKNGWIRAGKGHDVDGKDLNYKAGDEFKAQTLARSNQQIVFFDSEGKVYSLPGHVLPSARGQGEPLTGKLNPAEGMVFEAIVGGEPDQKVLLASDAGYGFIAKVSDLYVKNRNGKACIKLPKNSRILPPRLLPNHNEVFVACATSVGRLLIFSINELPALSRGKGNKLISIPSAKAISREEYIVDVQVLSIADSLTVHAGKRHFTLKGGDLIHYKGERGRRGNHLPRGLQNVTHLQVTEAGSS, via the coding sequence ATGAACCAAGTGACTGAAAGAAAACCTCTGACCGAATTTACAGAAAAAGCCTACCTTGATTACTCAATGTATGTCATTTTGGACAGAGCTTTACCCAATATAGCTGATGGCTTAAAACCAGTCCAACGTCGCATCGTTTACGCCATGTCTGAACTGGGATTAAAAGCTACAGCTAAATATAAGAAATCAGCACGAACTGTAGGGGATGTATTAGGTAAATTTCACCCGCATGGTGATAGTGCCTGCTATGAAGCAATGGTTTTAATGGCACAACCGTTTTCCTATCGGTATCCCTTTGTGGATGGACAGGGAAACTGGGGATCGCCCGATGATCCGAAATCATTTGCAGCAATGCGATATACAGAAGCTCGTTTATCTCCCTATGCAGAAGTTTTACTTGGTGAGTTATTACAGGGAACAGTGAATTGGGTAGATAACTTTGATGGCACTTTGCAAGAGCCTTCTTTGCTTCCCGCTCGACTACCCAATATTTTATTAAATGGAGCCACTGGGATTGCAGTGGGAATGGCCTCGGATATCTTACCCCATAATCTAACTGAGGTGGCTAATGCTTGTATTCATTTGCTGGATCACCCTCAGGCGGGTTTAACTGCTATTCGCGAACATATTCAAGGCCCCGATTTTCCAACACAGGCGGAAATAATTACCCCCAGCGAATCAATTACTGCCATGTATGAAACAGGAAGTGGTTCAATTAAAATGAGGGCAGTTTACATACAAGAAAAACATAATATCGTCATTACCGAACTGCCCTACCAGGTCTCGGGCGCAAAGATAATTGAGCAAATTGCTCTGCAAATGCAGCAGAAAAAAATCCCGATGGTCGACGACTTACGCGATGAGTCCGATCACGAACATCCCACACGATTGGTAATCATTCCTAAATCCAATCGTGTTGATACCGAAGGATTGATGTCTCATCTATTCGCCACTACGGATCTGGAGCGCAGTTACCGCGTTAACTTTAATATGATAGGCCTTGATGGCAAGCCACGGGTCAAAGGATTGGTCCAAATTCTTAATGAATGGTTGATTTATCGTTTGGCTACGGTAAAAAGACGTTTGCAATACAGGTTGGAGAAAGTTCTTGAGCGTATCCATGTTCTTGAGGGATTACTGATTGCCTACTTGAATATTGATGAAGTAATAGCCATTATTCGTGAGCATGATCATCCTAAACAAGGATTAATTGCTCGTTTTAGTCTGAGTGAACGACAAGCAGAAGCTATTCTGGAAATGAAACTGCGTCATTTAGCTAAATTGGAAGAAGTAAAATTACATGGGGAATTGGATGCACTCAGTGCGGAGCGGGATAACTTACAAACTACTCTAGCCAGTGAAACCCTTTTGAAGAAATTAGTTAAAGAAGAGATTATTAAAGACAGGAATGAGTACGGTGATGGTCGCCGTTCACCAATTATTGTCAGACAAGAATCTCAGGCGTTAAAAGAAGAGGATATTCTCCCTAATGAACCTATTACCGTTGTCCTGTCTAAAAATGGTTGGATAAGAGCTGGAAAAGGGCATGATGTTGATGGAAAGGATCTTAATTACAAAGCAGGAGATGAATTTAAAGCGCAGACTTTAGCTCGCTCCAATCAACAAATTGTATTTTTTGATAGTGAAGGCAAAGTTTATTCTTTGCCCGGACATGTACTTCCTTCTGCAAGGGGACAAGGTGAACCATTAACAGGTAAATTAAATCCTGCTGAAGGGATGGTATTTGAAGCCATAGTTGGGGGAGAGCCTGATCAAAAAGTTCTCTTAGCAAGTGATGCTGGGTATGGGTTTATTGCAAAAGTAAGTGATCTCTATGTAAAAAATCGTAATGGTAAAGCATGTATTAAATTACCCAAAAATAGTCGGATATTACCACCAAGACTTTTGCCAAATCACAATGAAGTATTTGTTGCTTGCGCTACCAGCGTAGGGCGCTTGCTTATTTTTTCGATTAACGAGCTACCGGCATTGTCGCGTGGAAAAGGGAATAAATTAATTAGTATTCCTTCCGCTAAAGCAATCTCTAGAGAGGAATATATAGTTGATGTACAGGTTTTATCGATTGCAGATTCACTAACTGTTCATGCAGGAAAGCGGCATTTTACTCTCAAAGGTGGGGATCTTATTCATTACAAAGGTGAGCGGGGACGAAGAGGTAACCATCTTCCCAGAGGATTGCAGAATGTAACTCATTTGCAGGTTACAGAAGCAGGATCGAGCTAA
- a CDS encoding F0F1 ATP synthase subunit epsilon — MTITTHLDIVSAEHEIFSGLVEMVVASGELGEVGITPGHAPLLTVLKPGEVRLTLPGGAQEIYYVQGGMLEVQPNCVTVLADAVERADYLDEAAALTAKSQAEAAMANKNGDIDYSVAAVELARAVAQIRAIQKFRKIIK; from the coding sequence ATGACGATTACAACGCACCTGGATATTGTCAGTGCAGAACATGAAATCTTCTCCGGTTTGGTAGAGATGGTAGTTGCTAGTGGAGAATTGGGTGAGGTTGGCATTACACCGGGTCATGCTCCATTGCTTACTGTATTAAAACCAGGCGAGGTACGACTTACCTTGCCAGGTGGCGCGCAGGAAATTTATTACGTACAGGGCGGCATGCTCGAGGTGCAACCTAACTGTGTTACCGTGCTTGCCGATGCTGTTGAACGTGCAGATTATTTAGATGAGGCTGCAGCACTTACTGCCAAGTCACAAGCTGAAGCTGCAATGGCAAATAAAAATGGCGATATAGATTATTCAGTTGCTGCTGTGGAATTAGCTCGTGCAGTTGCCCAGATTCGTGCTATTCAAAAATTCAGAAAAATCATCAAGTAA
- the atpD gene encoding F0F1 ATP synthase subunit beta yields MSLGTVIEVIGPVVDVEFPRDVVPKINDALTLVDGDLVFEVQQQLGDGVVRTIAMGTTDGLKRGLKAQNTGKPIQVPVGTKTLGRIMDVLGRPIDDAGPINAEDHWAIHRKAPSYEEQAGSQELLETGIKVIDLLCPFAKGGKVGLFGGAGVGKTVNMMELIRNIAIEHSGYSVFAGVGERTREGNDFYHEMKDSNVLDKVSLVYGQMNEPPGNRLRVALTGLTMAEKFRDEGRDVLLFIDNIYRYTLAGVEVSALLGRMPSAVGYQPTLAEEMGMLQERITSTKTGSITSIQAVYVPADDLTDPSPATTFAHLDATVVLSRQIAELGIYPAVDPLDSTSRQLDPLVVGQEHYDTARRVQQTLQRYKELKDIIAILGMDELSEEDKRVVTRARKIQRFLSQPFFVAEVFTGSPGKYVSLKDTIKGFQGILAGEYDDLPEQAFYMVGSIEEAVAKAKTL; encoded by the coding sequence ATGAGCTTAGGAACTGTAATAGAAGTAATTGGTCCAGTGGTAGACGTAGAGTTTCCCCGTGATGTTGTGCCTAAAATTAATGATGCATTAACACTTGTTGATGGCGATCTGGTTTTCGAGGTCCAGCAACAGTTAGGAGATGGTGTGGTTCGCACCATTGCAATGGGTACAACGGATGGCCTGAAACGTGGGCTTAAAGCTCAAAATACCGGTAAGCCAATCCAGGTTCCTGTCGGTACAAAAACCTTAGGTCGCATTATGGATGTTTTAGGTCGTCCTATAGACGATGCTGGTCCTATTAATGCTGAAGATCATTGGGCTATTCATCGTAAGGCACCAAGTTATGAGGAACAAGCTGGGAGTCAGGAATTATTAGAAACAGGAATTAAAGTAATTGACTTACTCTGTCCTTTTGCTAAAGGTGGTAAGGTTGGTCTGTTTGGTGGAGCAGGCGTTGGTAAAACCGTAAACATGATGGAATTAATTCGAAACATCGCTATTGAACATAGTGGCTATTCAGTGTTTGCTGGGGTTGGTGAGCGTACGCGGGAAGGCAATGACTTCTATCATGAAATGAAAGATTCTAACGTATTAGATAAAGTATCTCTGGTTTATGGCCAAATGAATGAGCCTCCAGGTAACCGTTTACGCGTTGCTTTAACCGGTTTGACTATGGCTGAAAAATTCCGTGACGAAGGTCGCGATGTGTTGCTATTTATAGATAACATTTATCGTTACACTCTCGCGGGAGTTGAGGTTTCTGCATTATTGGGTCGTATGCCATCAGCGGTAGGTTATCAGCCTACATTGGCGGAAGAAATGGGTATGTTACAGGAGCGGATTACTTCTACTAAAACGGGTTCAATTACCTCGATTCAAGCAGTATATGTTCCTGCGGATGACTTGACTGACCCATCACCTGCAACTACTTTTGCCCACTTGGATGCCACAGTAGTTCTATCGCGGCAAATTGCAGAGCTTGGTATTTACCCAGCAGTGGATCCTTTGGATTCAACTTCACGACAACTGGATCCATTAGTGGTTGGCCAGGAGCATTATGATACTGCTCGTCGCGTACAACAAACTCTACAGCGCTACAAGGAATTAAAAGATATTATTGCAATTTTGGGTATGGATGAGTTATCCGAAGAGGACAAACGAGTGGTAACCCGTGCACGCAAAATTCAAAGATTCTTGTCGCAGCCGTTCTTCGTTGCTGAAGTGTTTACCGGTTCTCCAGGAAAGTATGTATCTCTTAAGGACACTATTAAAGGATTTCAAGGCATTCTCGCTGGTGAATATGATGATTTACCTGAGCAGGCATTTTATATGGTCGGAAGCATAGAGGAAGCTGTTGCTAAAGCTAAAACCTTATGA
- the atpG gene encoding F0F1 ATP synthase subunit gamma gives MAGAKEIRTKISSINKTRKITRAMEMVAASKMRKTQERMRASKPYANKIYDVVKHIARANSEYRHPFMDVREIKRVGVIVVTTDRGLCGGLNANLLRETIRTMRNSKEQGKEVDVAVIGRKGQAFFKRVGGNILGSIDHLGDTPGINDFIGLVKVMLDAYYSGTIDALHIVYNEFVNTMTQKPVVKQLLPLPKSEEDSKVMGHHWDYIYEPDAKDLLDDILERYIELQVYQAVVENIACEQAAKMIAMKSATDNAGDLIKEFQLAYNKARQAAITQELAEIVGGAAAL, from the coding sequence ATGGCTGGAGCAAAAGAAATCCGTACGAAAATTTCGAGCATTAACAAAACTCGAAAAATTACACGTGCGATGGAAATGGTGGCGGCAAGTAAAATGCGTAAAACGCAGGAAAGAATGCGAGCATCCAAACCTTATGCCAATAAAATATATGATGTAGTAAAACATATTGCTCGTGCGAACTCAGAATACCGACATCCATTTATGGATGTGCGTGAAATAAAACGTGTCGGTGTTATTGTAGTCACCACAGATCGAGGATTATGCGGTGGTTTAAACGCGAATTTACTTCGGGAAACGATTCGCACCATGCGGAACTCTAAAGAGCAAGGTAAAGAAGTCGATGTGGCCGTAATTGGTCGAAAAGGACAGGCTTTCTTTAAACGAGTTGGTGGTAACATCCTCGGATCTATAGATCATCTTGGTGACACCCCTGGTATTAATGATTTTATCGGTCTTGTAAAAGTAATGTTAGATGCTTATTACAGCGGTACTATCGATGCGTTACATATAGTCTATAACGAATTTGTTAACACTATGACGCAAAAACCAGTGGTAAAACAATTATTGCCATTACCGAAATCAGAAGAAGACAGTAAGGTTATGGGGCATCATTGGGATTATATTTACGAACCTGATGCCAAAGATCTACTGGATGATATTTTAGAACGATATATTGAATTACAAGTTTATCAAGCTGTTGTAGAAAATATTGCTTGCGAGCAGGCAGCTAAAATGATTGCAATGAAAAGTGCAACGGATAATGCGGGTGATTTAATTAAAGAATTTCAATTGGCCTATAACAAAGCCCGACAAGCTGCAATTACTCAAGAATTGGCAGAAATTGTCGGTGGCGCAGCCGCTTTATAA
- the atpA gene encoding F0F1 ATP synthase subunit alpha — protein MSEQVALNPSEISELIRKKIDQFNVVSEARNEGTVVSLKDGIVRLHGLADAMAGEMIEFPGGVYGLALNLERDSVGAVILGDSSSLAEGQKGKCTGRILEVPVGKGLLGRVVDALGNPIDGKGPIESDRMSPIEKVAPGVISRKSVDQPVQTGLKAIDAMIPVGRGQRELIIGDRQTGKTAIAIDAIINQKGTGVKCVYVAIGQKASSVASIVRKLEEHGALEHTIVVVAGASDSAALQFIAPYSGCTMGEYFMERGEDALIVYDDLTKQAWAYRQISLLLRRPPGREAYPGDIFYLHSRLLERAARINAEEVEKLTNGEVKGKTGSLTALPIIETQAGDVSAFVPTNVISITDGQIFLDVDLFNSGVRPAINSGLSVSRVGGAAQTKIMKKLGGGTRLALAQFRELEAFSQFASDLDDATRKQLERGQRITELMKQKQYSPFSVAEMGVSLFVVEKGYLDDVPVNEISSFEASLHDYMRSSHAALLHSINEAGGYDDAIEAKLKAAVEDFKRTASW, from the coding sequence ATGTCAGAACAAGTAGCGTTAAATCCTTCTGAAATCAGCGAATTAATCAGAAAGAAAATAGATCAATTCAATGTGGTCTCAGAAGCACGTAATGAAGGGACAGTAGTTAGTTTAAAAGACGGGATTGTTCGTTTACATGGCCTTGCTGATGCAATGGCAGGTGAAATGATTGAGTTCCCTGGTGGTGTTTATGGTCTGGCACTTAACCTGGAAAGAGATTCAGTCGGTGCTGTAATTCTCGGTGATTCTTCATCATTGGCTGAAGGCCAAAAAGGTAAATGTACCGGCCGCATTCTTGAAGTTCCAGTAGGTAAAGGCCTTTTAGGACGTGTTGTTGATGCTTTAGGTAACCCTATTGATGGAAAAGGACCTATTGAGTCTGACAGAATGTCTCCCATCGAAAAGGTTGCTCCTGGCGTAATTTCACGTAAATCAGTGGATCAACCAGTACAGACAGGATTGAAAGCAATCGATGCAATGATTCCTGTTGGCCGTGGGCAGCGTGAGCTTATTATTGGCGACCGGCAAACAGGTAAAACAGCAATCGCAATTGATGCGATTATCAATCAAAAAGGCACTGGGGTTAAATGCGTGTACGTGGCTATAGGCCAGAAGGCATCCTCAGTGGCTTCTATAGTACGCAAACTAGAAGAGCACGGCGCTTTGGAGCATACAATCGTTGTTGTTGCTGGTGCTTCTGATTCTGCCGCACTACAGTTTATTGCACCTTATTCTGGCTGCACGATGGGTGAGTACTTCATGGAACGTGGCGAAGATGCTTTGATCGTCTATGATGACTTGACTAAACAAGCTTGGGCTTATCGTCAAATTTCTCTGTTACTCCGCAGACCTCCAGGCCGCGAGGCATATCCTGGAGATATTTTTTATTTACATTCACGATTACTGGAAAGAGCCGCTCGAATTAATGCTGAAGAAGTTGAAAAACTAACTAACGGCGAAGTAAAAGGTAAAACAGGATCCCTAACTGCACTACCGATTATCGAAACGCAAGCCGGTGACGTTTCCGCATTCGTGCCAACAAACGTAATTTCCATTACCGACGGCCAGATTTTCCTGGATGTGGATTTATTCAACTCAGGAGTAAGACCGGCTATTAACTCTGGTTTGTCCGTTTCACGGGTTGGTGGTGCAGCACAAACAAAAATCATGAAAAAACTAGGTGGCGGTACACGCTTGGCTCTTGCTCAATTCCGTGAGTTGGAGGCGTTCTCTCAGTTTGCCTCAGATTTGGATGATGCAACACGTAAGCAACTGGAACGTGGTCAACGAATTACCGAGCTAATGAAGCAAAAACAGTATTCACCATTTTCTGTTGCAGAAATGGGTGTGTCGTTATTTGTCGTTGAAAAAGGATATTTGGATGATGTTCCTGTGAACGAAATAAGTTCATTTGAAGCATCACTGCATGACTACATGCGCAGCTCACATGCAGCATTGTTACACTCCATAAATGAAGCTGGTGGGTATGATGACGCAATTGAAGCAAAACTGAAAGCAGCTGTTGAGGATTTTAAACGTACGGCTAGTTGGTAA
- a CDS encoding F0F1 ATP synthase subunit delta, which yields MSDSTTIARPYAKAIFEHALAENKLAEWSEYLLILAQAILDPKACEFITNPAAKMEQQIDLLQSICGSKVKESKSLHHLISLLATNKRLMLLPEIKGLYEAHRAEQEKTLDVDVVSYSTLTATQQQQMIDSLSKRIKRKVSLKISIDPSLLGGAVIRAGDLVIDGSVRGKLNKLGTGLAA from the coding sequence ATGTCTGATAGCACCACCATAGCCAGACCTTATGCAAAGGCTATTTTTGAACATGCACTAGCGGAAAATAAATTAGCTGAATGGTCTGAGTATTTGCTTATTCTTGCTCAAGCAATCCTGGATCCTAAAGCATGTGAATTTATTACCAATCCTGCAGCAAAAATGGAACAGCAAATTGACCTTTTACAATCAATATGTGGCTCTAAAGTAAAAGAGAGCAAGTCATTACATCATTTGATTTCCTTGTTAGCTACTAATAAAAGACTGATGTTGTTGCCAGAAATTAAAGGACTCTACGAAGCTCATAGAGCAGAGCAAGAAAAGACATTAGATGTCGATGTAGTCAGTTATTCTACCCTAACCGCCACGCAACAGCAGCAAATGATAGATTCATTAAGTAAGCGCATCAAACGTAAAGTGTCGTTAAAAATAAGTATTGATCCCTCCTTGCTTGGCGGAGCAGTAATCCGAGCAGGTGATTTAGTTATCGATGGCTCAGTTCGGGGCAAGCTCAATAAACTTGGCACCGGCTTGGCCGCTTAA
- a CDS encoding F0F1 ATP synthase subunit B — protein MDINLTLVVQMLVFAAFVLFTMKLVWPPLAKALEERQEKIADGLSAAERGRKELELAQHRVKDELRQAKAQSADIIDKANKRASQIIEEAKEAAKREAQIQAKLAQEQLAQQVNHAKEALRKQVAKLAISGAEKILMREVDAKANSALLDNLIEEI, from the coding sequence TTGGATATTAATTTAACATTAGTAGTACAAATGCTGGTTTTTGCCGCATTTGTTCTGTTTACTATGAAACTGGTTTGGCCTCCATTAGCCAAGGCATTAGAAGAAAGACAAGAAAAAATCGCTGATGGCTTATCAGCTGCCGAGCGTGGTCGAAAGGAACTGGAATTAGCACAACATCGTGTTAAAGATGAGTTAAGACAAGCAAAAGCCCAATCCGCTGATATTATTGATAAAGCGAATAAACGCGCGTCACAAATCATTGAAGAAGCTAAAGAGGCAGCTAAACGAGAAGCCCAGATTCAGGCAAAACTCGCTCAGGAGCAGTTAGCGCAGCAAGTAAACCACGCCAAAGAAGCGCTTCGAAAGCAAGTTGCCAAATTAGCTATCTCCGGCGCTGAAAAAATACTAATGCGTGAAGTGGATGCTAAAGCGAACAGCGCACTGCTAGATAACTTGATAGAAGAGATTTAA
- the atpE gene encoding F0F1 ATP synthase subunit C yields MQAAGLIAQVQSMTVIAVALLIGLGALGTAIGFGLLGGKFLEGSARQPEMVPMLQVKMFIVAGLLDAVTMIGVGIALFFTFANPFLSNLGS; encoded by the coding sequence ATGCAAGCTGCTGGTTTAATAGCACAAGTTCAAAGTATGACCGTTATTGCGGTTGCGTTATTAATAGGATTAGGTGCATTGGGCACAGCAATAGGATTTGGTTTGCTTGGTGGCAAATTCCTTGAAGGCTCAGCTCGTCAGCCTGAAATGGTTCCTATGCTACAAGTTAAAATGTTCATCGTTGCCGGTTTATTAGACGCGGTAACTATGATTGGTGTTGGTATAGCATTGTTCTTTACTTTTGCTAACCCATTCCTTAGCAACCTGGGTTCTTGA
- the atpB gene encoding F0F1 ATP synthase subunit A — MVSSTNYIKHHLTYLTYNVSEMKMGSSGGFWTLNLDTIFFSIILGAIALLAMYYGARKVTTGVPGKMQNFAELMLQFADNQVKDCFHGKNNLIGPLALTIFMWVFLMNFMDILPVDVLPMAAQLGGVHYLKVVPTNDLNLTFGLSISVFLLIIFYSLKIKGPKTFLKELTLQPFNHYAFIPFNLLLELVGLIAKPISLALRLFGNLYAGELIFILIALLTLNATSTSLMSTVTLGSAQFILALAWSIFHILVITLQAFIFMVLTIVYLSLAHEEH; from the coding sequence ATGGTATCTAGTACAAACTATATCAAACATCATCTAACGTATCTCACCTATAACGTTAGTGAGATGAAAATGGGTTCATCTGGTGGTTTTTGGACCTTGAACCTTGACACAATATTCTTCTCTATAATTTTAGGCGCCATCGCTCTGCTCGCAATGTATTATGGCGCTAGAAAAGTGACAACGGGTGTTCCCGGCAAGATGCAGAACTTTGCTGAGCTCATGTTGCAATTTGCCGACAATCAGGTAAAAGACTGTTTTCACGGAAAAAATAATTTAATTGGCCCTTTGGCACTCACTATATTTATGTGGGTATTCTTAATGAATTTTATGGATATTCTGCCTGTAGATGTGCTACCAATGGCCGCTCAACTAGGTGGGGTTCATTATCTTAAAGTTGTTCCAACAAACGATTTAAATTTAACATTTGGCCTGTCCATATCCGTATTTTTATTAATAATTTTTTACAGTCTTAAAATCAAAGGTCCGAAAACTTTTTTAAAAGAACTGACGCTTCAGCCTTTTAATCATTACGCTTTTATCCCCTTTAACCTGCTCCTTGAACTGGTTGGCTTGATCGCCAAGCCCATATCATTGGCATTACGGTTATTTGGAAACTTATATGCTGGCGAATTAATTTTTATTTTGATAGCCTTACTCACCTTAAATGCTACATCGACATCACTAATGAGCACTGTGACTCTTGGATCAGCTCAGTTTATTCTGGCACTTGCCTGGTCAATTTTTCATATTTTAGTGATAACATTGCAAGCATTTATTTTCATGGTGCTGACTATTGTATATCTCAGTCTGGCACACGAAGAACACTAA
- a CDS encoding F0F1 ATP synthase subunit I yields the protein MNKQLNRRGIIRLWLIQIVITLIIAALCAMIYSVNAATSALLGGMVCIIPNAYFASKVFKYQGARAAKQIVSSFYKGEAFKIILSIFLFTAVFVLCRITPLAFFASYILVLMTHWFAPWIIVNKLNRPESD from the coding sequence GTGAACAAACAGCTGAACAGGCGTGGTATCATTCGATTATGGCTGATACAAATTGTCATTACTTTAATCATCGCAGCTCTATGCGCAATGATTTATAGTGTAAATGCAGCAACTTCAGCATTACTTGGCGGCATGGTGTGTATCATTCCTAATGCATATTTTGCCAGCAAAGTATTTAAATATCAGGGTGCACGAGCCGCAAAACAAATAGTTAGTAGTTTTTATAAGGGCGAGGCATTCAAGATAATTTTGTCAATATTCCTTTTCACTGCAGTATTTGTATTATGCAGGATTACACCGCTTGCGTTTTTTGCATCGTATATTTTAGTACTCATGACGCATTGGTTTGCTCCATGGATTATTGTCAATAAACTGAATAGGCCTGAAAGTGACTGA
- a CDS encoding BON domain-containing protein, which produces MSKQGRYIVPAIIMACGLSGCIGTIWTGASVIYDRHDTYKKLDDYHLLVEVNNVLAVDRTFNNKNCAIDIAVFNGDILLAGHVPSVELLDELSRRLRSVNGYRRLFNEITVNSIASNKIQDVWITTKIRSQILADSTIDPDAFKIVTSDRIVYLMGDVKRDEAEKVIKIARFTRGVEHVVKILRYFTYQP; this is translated from the coding sequence ATGTCAAAACAAGGACGTTATATAGTACCTGCTATAATTATGGCCTGTGGTTTGTCAGGTTGTATTGGAACCATATGGACTGGTGCCTCTGTGATTTATGACCGGCATGATACGTATAAAAAATTAGACGATTATCACCTGCTTGTAGAAGTAAACAATGTTTTAGCGGTGGATAGAACCTTTAATAACAAGAATTGTGCCATTGATATTGCGGTTTTTAATGGTGATATATTACTTGCCGGTCATGTGCCTTCGGTCGAACTGCTTGATGAATTGTCACGCCGCCTACGTTCCGTCAATGGGTATCGGCGGTTATTTAACGAAATAACAGTTAATTCAATTGCATCAAACAAGATACAGGATGTTTGGATAACTACTAAAATTCGCAGTCAAATATTGGCAGACTCTACCATAGATCCGGATGCATTTAAGATAGTCACCTCCGATCGAATTGTCTATTTAATGGGTGATGTGAAACGAGATGAAGCTGAAAAGGTAATTAAAATAGCCCGTTTTACCAGAGGTGTAGAGCACGTTGTTAAGATACTGAGGTATTTCACGTACCAACCGTAA